The following proteins are co-located in the Pirellulales bacterium genome:
- a CDS encoding helix-turn-helix domain-containing protein has product MPSGRTSYPELLRLLAEVGEGVYLLDEQRRIVFANQSLADWLNVAPADLVGRTCRYQSGDGELLAASADALCPPPEVFQGQKATGVVCKPAADGHLERRCADFIPLAGEAGQSMGVLAIVHAEAPSADEETSGVISAFDGQISTGGAESRHLHELIQRFRQQMARWSGVERLAGESPAMVRVREQIKLAAGGTAAVLIVGPPGIGKQHVASAIHAATQRQWADLPNIGVRPASPANHQGTLMPVSCAALPPEVLLSTVAAMSDRHSRAAGEPLSTLLLVDVHRLAAEVQPEMVRWMDARPPNLRVISTSPEPLETLSQREAFRADLAQRLSTLVIHLPPLAQRRDDIPLLAQMFLEELNGQGGKQLRGFKPEAMDRLALYDWPGQVDELAATVRQAFAQAESFEITAADLPKQLRLAAEAARFPRQPPEPIDLEKFLARVEAELIDRALRQAKGNKSQAARLLGMTRPRLYRRMVQLGLEVGEGE; this is encoded by the coding sequence ATGCCTTCCGGCCGTACTTCCTATCCTGAGTTGCTCCGGCTGCTTGCCGAAGTTGGCGAAGGGGTGTATTTGCTCGACGAGCAGCGGAGAATTGTCTTTGCCAACCAGTCCCTGGCCGATTGGTTGAACGTGGCCCCCGCCGATTTGGTGGGCCGGACCTGCCGATATCAATCGGGCGATGGCGAGCTGCTGGCCGCTTCGGCCGATGCCCTCTGTCCGCCGCCGGAGGTTTTCCAGGGACAAAAAGCTACGGGCGTCGTTTGTAAGCCGGCCGCCGATGGACATTTGGAGCGCCGCTGTGCCGATTTCATTCCTTTGGCCGGAGAAGCCGGCCAGTCGATGGGCGTGCTGGCGATTGTGCATGCCGAAGCGCCGTCGGCTGACGAAGAAACCAGCGGCGTTATTTCGGCCTTCGACGGGCAGATTTCGACAGGGGGCGCGGAATCACGCCATCTGCACGAATTGATTCAGCGCTTTCGGCAACAGATGGCCCGTTGGTCCGGTGTGGAGCGCTTGGCTGGGGAAAGTCCGGCCATGGTGCGGGTGCGGGAGCAAATCAAGCTGGCAGCAGGCGGAACAGCCGCCGTGTTGATTGTCGGGCCGCCGGGCATCGGCAAACAACACGTGGCAAGTGCCATTCATGCCGCCACACAACGGCAATGGGCGGATTTGCCAAATATCGGTGTGCGCCCGGCAAGCCCCGCAAATCATCAGGGGACGTTGATGCCGGTTTCTTGCGCGGCGTTGCCGCCGGAAGTGCTCCTTTCGACGGTGGCTGCTATGAGCGATCGCCACAGTCGAGCGGCGGGCGAGCCACTTTCGACATTGCTCCTGGTCGACGTGCATCGGCTGGCGGCCGAAGTTCAGCCCGAAATGGTGCGTTGGATGGATGCCCGTCCGCCGAATTTGCGAGTAATTTCCACATCACCTGAGCCGCTGGAAACGCTGTCGCAACGGGAAGCGTTTCGTGCCGACTTGGCCCAGCGGCTGAGCACCCTGGTCATTCATTTGCCGCCGCTGGCCCAGCGGCGCGACGATATTCCGCTTTTGGCCCAAATGTTCTTGGAAGAATTGAACGGCCAGGGGGGCAAACAACTGCGCGGGTTCAAGCCCGAAGCGATGGACCGTCTGGCGTTGTACGATTGGCCGGGTCAGGTTGATGAGCTGGCCGCGACCGTTCGGCAGGCTTTTGCACAGGCGGAAAGTTTTGAAATCACCGCCGCCGACCTGCCCAAGCAATTACGCCTGGCGGCCGAAGCCGCCCGTTTTCCGCGCCAGCCGCCGGAACCGATCGACTTGGAGAAATTTTTGGCCCGGGTGGAGGCCGAATTGATCGACCGTGCTTTGCGGCAAGCG